Proteins encoded within one genomic window of Candidatus Nezhaarchaeota archaeon:
- the lysS gene encoding lysine--tRNA ligase — MKEHWLDEFVNAVLSKFKEHVVASGTSISGSAHIGNIADPLFAHAVAVEIRRRGGKAIALWVADDMDPLDSVPPPIPREFNRYLGMPYIDIPDPYKCCRSWAEHFTKEFLDAVEKLGLDVKYLSGAVMYRDGTYLPWIRVALEKADVIRAILLRVSGISKPSNWLPYMPVCENCGKIGTTYAYDFQGDKVLYECTMEVGYAKGCGHRGECDIRDGRGKLQWRVEWAARWAALNVTIEPFGKEHAAAGGSYDTSKVIVKEVFNKEPPIPLTYEHVMIGGKKMSKSKGNIFTPQQWFEIAPPQALKFFFFRVHPMRHKDFRVEDLPNLMSEYERAERIYYGFESIPDSKLMALAKRSYELSQIGEPSAVMPIQLPYDFAVILVQLYPNISIERLLEILKLTGHMWREPTKEDIEKLITRLNHALTWTKKYAPREARIKLLEDPSSISSMLSEKQKLALIKAAELLLEKEWDVNELNNKFFELSRALSLPPHEFFEAAYLALMGRRSGPRLVNFIAAIGREKAAKYFLAAAKLTESN; from the coding sequence GTGAAGGAGCACTGGCTCGACGAGTTCGTTAATGCTGTCTTAAGCAAGTTTAAGGAGCATGTAGTAGCTAGTGGAACATCGATTTCAGGATCAGCGCACATCGGGAACATAGCAGATCCCTTATTCGCACACGCGGTTGCAGTGGAAATAAGGCGAAGAGGAGGTAAAGCGATAGCTCTATGGGTTGCCGACGACATGGACCCTCTGGACAGCGTGCCCCCGCCAATACCGAGAGAGTTTAACAGGTACTTGGGCATGCCCTATATCGACATCCCAGACCCCTACAAGTGCTGTCGAAGCTGGGCAGAACACTTCACTAAAGAGTTCTTGGATGCTGTTGAGAAGCTTGGACTCGACGTTAAGTACCTCTCAGGAGCGGTCATGTACCGTGATGGCACTTACTTACCGTGGATAAGGGTAGCATTGGAGAAAGCTGACGTCATAAGGGCCATACTTTTGAGGGTTAGCGGAATCTCGAAACCAAGTAACTGGCTACCATACATGCCAGTATGCGAGAACTGTGGTAAGATAGGGACGACGTACGCCTATGACTTTCAGGGAGATAAAGTCCTCTATGAGTGTACCATGGAAGTCGGCTACGCCAAAGGGTGCGGACATCGAGGAGAATGCGACATTAGGGACGGTAGGGGAAAGTTGCAGTGGAGAGTTGAATGGGCAGCTAGATGGGCTGCACTCAACGTAACAATAGAGCCCTTCGGTAAAGAGCATGCAGCGGCAGGAGGATCCTACGATACGAGCAAGGTGATAGTTAAAGAGGTATTCAATAAAGAGCCTCCAATACCGCTTACGTACGAGCACGTAATGATTGGCGGCAAGAAGATGTCAAAATCTAAAGGGAACATCTTCACGCCCCAGCAGTGGTTTGAAATAGCTCCCCCTCAAGCTCTAAAGTTCTTCTTTTTCAGAGTACACCCCATGAGACACAAAGACTTCAGAGTTGAAGACTTGCCAAACCTCATGTCCGAATACGAGAGGGCTGAGAGGATATACTATGGATTCGAGAGTATTCCAGACTCCAAGTTAATGGCTTTGGCTAAGAGGAGCTACGAGCTCTCACAAATAGGCGAGCCAAGTGCGGTGATGCCCATACAACTACCTTACGACTTCGCCGTCATATTAGTTCAATTGTATCCGAACATTAGTATTGAGAGGTTACTTGAGATCCTAAAGCTAACCGGTCACATGTGGAGGGAGCCAACAAAAGAGGACATCGAGAAGTTAATTACTAGGCTGAACCACGCTCTCACTTGGACTAAGAAGTATGCACCTCGAGAAGCTAGGATAAAGCTCCTCGAAGATCCATCGTCCATAAGCAGCATGCTATCAGAGAAGCAGAAATTAGCCCTCATAAAAGCTGCTGAGTTGTTACTTGAAAAGGAATGGGATGTGAATGAGCTTAATAACAAGTTCTTTGAGTTATCGCGGGCTCTAAGCCTACCTCCACATGAATTCTTCGAGGCTGCTTACTTGGCATTGATGGGGAGAAGGTCCGGCCCTCGACTTGTAAACTTCATTGCTGCGATAGGGAGAGAGAAAGCAGCGAAGTACTTTCTTGCTGCAGCTAAATTGACAGAGTCCAATTAA
- a CDS encoding TRAM domain-containing protein yields the protein MRFKGRGERGRLPKPVVLGQEYDVEISEISRRGDGLARIQGFIVFVPGTQKGDKVRVKITKIGRSYAIGEVVE from the coding sequence ATGAGGTTTAAGGGTAGAGGGGAAAGAGGTAGACTACCGAAGCCAGTCGTCCTAGGGCAGGAGTACGATGTCGAGATATCAGAGATAAGTAGACGAGGCGATGGGCTGGCTAGAATCCAAGGTTTCATAGTATTCGTACCGGGCACGCAGAAGGGCGATAAAGTGAGAGTGAAGATAACGAAGATAGGGAGAAGTTACGCGATAGGCGAAGTAGTTGAGTAA
- a CDS encoding sodium-translocating pyrophosphatase, producing MGLVYAWLALLASCVALAVAALVTISVLSKPKGTERMIEIYEAIKQGAKAYLGRQYKTLLVFMVLLAVVFAIAIDYSYFIAGREGFSTYFPYTGLSFLVGAIFSALAGYVGMRVAVECNVRTAYAAKDGLKAALSTSFKGGLVMGLCMVGLALLGVTLFYYVYGMNPFLFAGFGFGGSLVALFARIGGGIYTKSADVGADLVGKIEAGIPEDDPRNPAVIADAVGDNVGDVAGMAADIFETYAVTLIGAMLLGWPLYIALNKDVFLWYPLLLGAIAIFSTIIGSLTVRVKDGGDPTSAILRGIVTTAVLAIVGFFLATWYLFSSLNLFYAAMIGVVIVILLAIFTNYYTSYRHSPTKSIAEAAQAGPAINIIRGLSNGLESAFLPIVTIALGVIGAYWFAGGCVGDVLMGMYGVAIAAMAMLSIAGIIVSVDAYGPIVDNAGGIAEMAGLDPKVREVTDALDAVGNTTKALTKTFAIGSAGLAALSLLLAYVEEIALHKGISITQLSTELGAELATQLSLAKPGVILGLLLGGGIVFLFAALCMKAVGKGAFSMVAEVRRQFKEIPGIMEGRAKPDYAKCVDIATRVALKGMALPGALVILSPIIVGFIFGPYALAALLIGCIIAGLALALMMANGGAAWDNAKKYIETGAFGGKRSPAHAAAVVGDTVGDPCKDTAGPAINPMIKAINMISILLAGLIATAALLSI from the coding sequence GTGGGATTAGTGTACGCTTGGTTAGCACTCTTAGCATCTTGCGTAGCACTTGCGGTTGCAGCCTTAGTCACCATCTCAGTCCTATCTAAGCCTAAGGGCACCGAGCGCATGATCGAGATCTACGAGGCTATTAAACAAGGAGCTAAGGCATATTTAGGTAGGCAGTACAAGACGCTCTTAGTATTCATGGTCTTGTTGGCCGTAGTATTTGCGATAGCTATTGACTACAGCTACTTCATTGCCGGTCGCGAGGGCTTCTCGACATACTTTCCGTACACTGGCTTGTCGTTCTTAGTTGGTGCCATCTTCTCAGCTCTAGCTGGCTATGTGGGGATGAGGGTAGCTGTAGAATGTAACGTCAGAACAGCTTATGCAGCCAAGGATGGTTTAAAGGCAGCTCTAAGCACCTCTTTCAAAGGTGGATTGGTCATGGGACTTTGTATGGTTGGCTTAGCGTTGCTAGGAGTAACGCTCTTCTACTACGTTTACGGGATGAACCCATTCCTCTTCGCCGGCTTTGGATTCGGCGGCAGCCTCGTGGCCCTCTTTGCTAGGATCGGTGGGGGGATATACACCAAGTCGGCTGATGTGGGAGCGGACCTTGTGGGGAAGATCGAAGCTGGAATACCTGAAGATGATCCTAGGAACCCCGCCGTAATAGCCGACGCTGTTGGAGACAACGTTGGCGACGTGGCTGGAATGGCCGCTGACATCTTTGAGACGTATGCGGTCACGCTAATAGGTGCAATGCTGCTGGGATGGCCACTCTACATAGCCCTGAATAAAGATGTTTTCCTATGGTACCCGCTACTATTAGGTGCTATAGCCATATTCTCAACGATAATCGGCTCTCTCACGGTTAGGGTTAAAGATGGAGGGGACCCGACATCAGCCATACTTAGGGGGATAGTCACAACTGCTGTGCTTGCGATCGTAGGCTTCTTCCTTGCTACGTGGTACCTCTTTAGTAGCCTGAACTTGTTCTATGCAGCCATGATAGGAGTAGTCATAGTCATCCTATTAGCCATATTCACCAACTACTACACCTCTTATAGGCACTCACCCACTAAGTCGATAGCTGAGGCCGCGCAAGCTGGACCAGCGATCAACATCATAAGAGGGTTATCCAACGGTCTTGAGAGCGCTTTCTTACCGATAGTAACCATAGCATTGGGGGTAATAGGGGCCTATTGGTTTGCAGGAGGATGCGTTGGCGATGTGCTCATGGGCATGTATGGGGTAGCTATAGCAGCTATGGCGATGTTATCGATAGCTGGCATCATAGTCTCAGTTGATGCCTATGGCCCCATAGTTGATAATGCTGGGGGCATAGCCGAGATGGCTGGTTTAGACCCTAAAGTTAGGGAGGTAACTGATGCACTTGACGCCGTTGGGAACACAACAAAGGCCTTAACCAAGACATTTGCAATAGGCAGCGCTGGTTTAGCAGCGCTGTCTCTTCTGCTAGCTTACGTTGAGGAAATAGCTCTTCATAAAGGTATTAGCATAACTCAGCTTTCAACTGAGCTTGGAGCTGAACTTGCAACTCAACTATCTCTTGCCAAGCCGGGCGTTATCTTGGGCTTGTTGTTAGGTGGAGGTATAGTGTTTCTATTTGCAGCTTTATGCATGAAAGCAGTTGGCAAAGGAGCCTTTAGCATGGTTGCCGAAGTCAGGAGGCAGTTTAAGGAGATACCAGGCATTATGGAGGGTAGAGCTAAACCAGACTACGCTAAGTGCGTAGACATAGCAACTCGCGTAGCGCTTAAGGGCATGGCGCTACCAGGAGCTCTAGTAATCTTAAGTCCAATAATTGTAGGCTTCATTTTCGGTCCTTATGCCCTCGCAGCCCTCTTAATAGGATGCATCATTGCCGGCTTAGCCCTCGCACTAATGATGGCTAACGGAGGAGCTGCATGGGATAACGCTAAGAAGTACATTGAGACCGGAGCTTTCGGAGGAAAGCGCTCACCCGCTCATGCTGCTGCAGTTGTAGGAGATACGGTCGGCGATCCTTGCAAAGATACGGCAGGTCCAGCCATAAACCCAATGATAAAAGCGATAAACATGATCTCGATACTCTTAGCAGGCCTAATAGCGACTGCTGCACTGCTCTCCATTTAG